From one Humulus lupulus chromosome 8, drHumLupu1.1, whole genome shotgun sequence genomic stretch:
- the LOC133794484 gene encoding uncharacterized protein LOC133794484 isoform X2 → MPAEDMNRRKERLIDESKKIVDNINAMTFANLNDQQVHSLMTMREIARGIANNRVEKVTKSDVKKALSFSIEKMVGSCKDVNNILSRIPCDGMDDEQTQSVSRMKEIVSMIVTRRAKISSTQRELIESVSGVDAETVESKMGGALIPANRDIGIGGLQRRLFENEVLDVGAQARNNDSQNEERDSVMNEPTALGNGDVPLGEQQIVMLVDGAETASNEVQIGQVEGMMFDDVQLVVEIDDLQPEDGRNDLMEVDELRAQDGNYEMVEADRLRTDTSQNAMVEVDELRIEDGHIEMEEADELRGEQGRSEMAEFVELRTDEMEADGLRTDEQNDMQKNFSETSEPKNKDNQNKASLSPFRLPIAWPPDGKITLDWVKNMMTAFERSSKRDPPSEFWSRMPLAVVDKLLNAASSILSKEPNCVAVDCQGEDSRVAVVGDVNGQFHDLLNILKIVGLPSEKQFYVFNGNYVDRGAWGLEVFLILLAWKVLMPNRVYLLRGNHETKFSTSIYGFEQEVKTKFGDQGEMVYKNCVECFKDLPLASIIAGCVYTTHGGLFRSTRTGPVRRSKRKRAQNVELGSLEDLSKVNRLLIDAPDGGPNALLGDVLWSNPSMEDGLFESVNQGMGLSWGPDCTEAFLKQSNLKLIIRSHEGPDARAGQDDFGDMLSGYSMDHDGESGTLYTLFSAPDYPQFGETKYNNEGAYAILKPPNFESPSFHSFKAIERPEVHGQTTTDRSSSSRSTFPPWISPKVDFEALGISNPPSWSVPLADDIGGMQVVQIPRAPTVEGLPLPSNLQEPHKAAFEYLFELIAALKHMISTRQTEAGVQKSAEGCVPNEGQGQNVEVNLNQAVRGDAPDESQEQNYEVNFKQAEEGSTQVESQGQNNEASLKQAKKGSVPYESQGQNYEVSLKQSEKGCAPDESLGQNNEASLKQAKKGSAPYESQGQNYEVSLKQSEKGCAPDESQGQNYEVSLKQSEKGSAPDESQGQNYEVNLKQAVEASTPYESQGQYNEVNLMQVEEGNTPYKSQGQNNVANLKQAGERGTRDESQGQNYEVNLKQPVEESTADESQGKNNEVKAVEEKSTPDESQRRNNDVNLMQAVEESTPCESQGQNNEEEGTQDKSQGQNNEANLMQAEEVSTKNDRQGHSIPVKSKCQSNNEFNLKQAEEGSVPEESHGQSSQINIKPAENA, encoded by the exons ATGCCAGCCGAAG ACATGAACCGTCGGAAAGAGAGATTGATAGATGAATCTAAGAAGATTGTGGACAACATAAATGCAATGACTTTTGCAAACTTAAATGATCAACAAGTGCATTCCCTGATGACGATGAGAGAAATAGCACGTGGAATTGCTAATAACAGAGTTGAAAAG GTTACTAAGAGTGATGTGAAAAAGGCATTATCCTTCAGTATTGAAAAGATG GTGGGATCATGCAAGGATGTCAATAACATTTTAAGTAGAATACCTTGTGATGGTATGGATGACGAGCAGACTCAGTCAGTGTCACGAATGAAAGAAATTGTTTCAATGATTGTTACAAGACGAGCTAAAATTTCATCGACTCAACGTGAACTTATTGAATCA GTCAGTGGAGTAGACGCAGAGACTGTGGAGAGTAAGATGGGTGGGGCCTTGATCCCAGCAAACAGGGATATAGGTATTGGAGGGCTTCAAAGAAGATTATTTGAAAATGAGGTGCTGGACGTGGGAGCTCAGGCAAGAAATAATGACAGCCAGAATGAGGAGAGGGACAGTGTTATGAATGAGCCCACAGCCTTAGGTAATGGAGATGTGCCGCTTGGAGAGCAACAAATTGTAATGCTTGTTGATGGAGCAGAGACTGCTAGCAATGAGGTGCAGATTGGTCAGGTAGAAGGGATGATGTTTGATGACGTACAATTGGTGGTGGAAATTGATGATTTACAACCTGAAGATGGTCGGAATGATCTGATGGAAGTAGATGAGTTAAGAGCCCAAGATGGTAATTACGAGATGGTAGAAGCTGATAGGTTAAGAACTGATACTAGTCAGAATGCGATGGTGGAAGTCGATGAGTTAAGAATTGAAGATGGTCATATTGAGATGGAGGAAGCTGATGAGTTAAGAGGTGAACAGGGTAGGAGTGAGATGGCGGAATTTGTTGAGCTAAGAACTGATGAGATGGAGGCTGATGGGTTAAGAACTGATGAGCAGAATGATATGCAAAAAAACTTCAGTGAGACATCTGAACCAAAAAATAAAGATAATCAGAATAAAGCGTCACTCTCACCCTTTCGACTACCTATTGCATGGCCCCCAGATGGGAAAATAACCTTAGACTGGGTGAAAAATATGATGACTGCATTTGAGCGGTCTTCAAAGAGGGACCCACCATCAGAGTTTTGGTCTCGCATGCCGCTTGCTGTGGTGGATAAATTATTAAATGCTGCTTCAAGTATTCTATCCAAGGAACCAAATTGTGTGGCAGTTGATTGCCAAGGAGAAGATTCTAGGGTTGCTGTAGTGGGTGATGTTAATGGACAATTCCACGATCTactcaatattttaaaaattgttGGGCTGCCCTCTGAGAagcaattttatgtttttaatggaAATTATGTAGACAGAGGAGCATGGGGCTTAGAGGTGTTTCTGATCTTGTTGGCTTGGAAG GTTTTGATGCCCAATAGAGTTTATCTGCTACGAGGAAATCATGAGACCAAATTTAGTACATCGATATACGGTTTTGAGCAAGAGGTGAAAACCAAGTTTGGTGATCAAGGTGAAATGGTCTACAAGAATTGTGTGGAATGCTTTAAAGATCTCCCTTTGGCCTCAATTATAGCAGGTTGTGTGTACACCACTCATGGAGGTCTTTTCCGAAGCACACGTACTGGACCTGTACGAAGGTCTAAGAGAAAGAGGGCACAAAATGTGGAGCTAGGCTCTTTAGAAGACTTGTCTAAAGTGAATAGACTTCTTATAGATGCTCCAGATGGAGGTCCAAATGCATTATTGGGTGATGTGCTATGGTCAAATCCATCGATGGAAGATGGTCTATTTGAGAGTGTAAATCAAGGAATGGGTCTATCTTGGGGTCCTGATTGCACCGAGGCTTTCTTGAAACAATCAAATTTAAAG TTGATCATAAGATCTCATGAAGGCCCTGATGCAAGAGCTGGTCAAGATGATTTTGGAGACATGCTAAGCGGGTACAGTATGGATCATGATGGAGAATCAGGGACACTGTACACTTTATTTAGTGCTCCAGATTACCCACAG TTTGGCGAAACGAAATATAACAATGAAGGAGCATATGCTATACTGAAGCCTCCAAATTTTGAAAGTCCATCTTTCCACTCTTTCAAAGCCATAGAAAGACCAGAG GTGCATGGACAGACTACAACAGATCGTTCATCTTCATCTCGAAGTACTTTTCCTCCTTGGATAAGCCCTAAGGTCGACTTTGAGGCATTGGGCATTTCTAATCCTCCTTCATGGAGTGTTCCTTTGGCAGATGATATAGGTGGCATGCAAGTTGTCCAAATTCCTAGGGCCCCTACGGTAGAAGGACTGCCTCTACCATCAAATTTGCAG GAGCCTCATAAGGCTGCTTTTGAGTATCTCTTTGAGCTTATCGCTGCACTGAAGCATATGATTTCAACTAGA CAGACTGAGGCTGGGGTTCAAAAGTCAGCTGAGGGGTGTGTTCCAAATGAAGGGCAAGGGCAAAACGTGGAGGTCAACTTGAATCAAGCTGTGAGAGGGGATGCTCCAGATGAAAGCCAAGAGCAAAACTACGAGGTTAATTTTAAGCAAGCTGAGGAAGGAAGTACTCAAGTTGAAAGCCAAGGGCAAAACAATGAGGCCAGCTTGAAGCAAGCTAAAAAAGGAAGTGTTCCATATGAAAGCCAAGGGCAAAACTACGAGGTCAGCTTAAAGCAATCTGAGAAAGGTTGTGCTCCAGATGAAAGCCTAGGGCAAAACAATGAGGCCAGCTTGAAGCAAGCTAAGAAAGGAAGTGCTCCATATGAAAGCCAAGGGCAAAACTACGAGGTCAGCTTGAAGCAATCTGAGAAAGGTTGTGCTCCAGATGAAAGCCAAGGGCAAAATTACGAGGTCAGCTTGAAGCAATCTGAGAAAGGAAGTGCTCCAGATGAAAGCCAAGGGCAAAACTATGAGGTCAACTTGAAGCAAGCAGTGGAAGCAAGTACTCCATATGAAAGCCAAGGGCAATACAATGAGGTCAACTTGATGCAAGTAGAGGAAGGAAATACTCCATATAAAAGCCAAGGGCAAAACAATGTGGCCAACTTGAAGCAAGCAGGGGAAAGAGGTACCCGAGATGAAAGCCAAGGGCAAAATTATGAGGTGAACTTGAAGCAACCAGTGGAAGAAAGTACTGCAGATGAAAGCCAAGGGAAAAACAATGAGGTCAAAGCAGTGGAAGAAAAAAGTACTCCAGATGAAAGCCAAAGGCGAAACAATGATGTCAATTTGATGCAAGCAGTGGAGGAAAGTACTCCATGTGAAAGCCAAGGGCAAAACAATGAGGAAGAAGGTACTCAAGATAAAAGCCAAGGACAAAACAATGAGGCCAACTTGATGCAAGCAGAGGAAGTAAGTACTAAAAATGATAGGCAAGGACATAGTATTCCAGTTAAAAGCAAATGTCAAAGTAATAATGAGTTCAACTTGAAGCAAGCAGAGGAAGGAAGTGTTCCAGAAGAAAGCCACGGGCAAAGTAGCCAGATTAACATTAAGCCAGCTGAGAATGCCTAA
- the LOC133794484 gene encoding uncharacterized protein LOC133794484 isoform X1 gives MPAEDMNRRKERLIDESKKIVDNINAMTFANLNDQQVHSLMTMREIARGIANNRVEKVTKSDVKKALSFSIEKMVGSCKDVNNILSRIPCDGMDDEQTQSVSRMKEIVSMIVTRRAKISSTQRELIESVSGVDAETVESKMGGALIPANRDIGIGGLQRRLFENEVLDVGAQARNNDSQNEERDSVMNEPTALGNGDVPLGEQQIVMLVDGAETASNEVQIGQVEGMMFDDVQLVVEIDDLQPEDGRNDLMEVDELRAQDGNYEMVEADRLRTDTSQNAMVEVDELRIEDGHIEMEEADELRGEQGRSEMAEFVELRTDEMEADGLRTDEQNDMQKNFSETSEPKNKDNQNKASLSPFRLPIAWPPDGKITLDWVKNMMTAFERSSKRDPPSEFWSRMPLAVVDKLLNAASSILSKEPNCVAVDCQGEDSRVAVVGDVNGQFHDLLNILKIVGLPSEKQFYVFNGNYVDRGAWGLEVFLILLAWKVLMPNRVYLLRGNHETKFSTSIYGFEQEVKTKFGDQGEMVYKNCVECFKDLPLASIIAGCVYTTHGGLFRSTRTGPVRRSKRKRAQNVELGSLEDLSKVNRLLIDAPDGGPNALLGDVLWSNPSMEDGLFESVNQGMGLSWGPDCTEAFLKQSNLKLIIRSHEGPDARAGQDDFGDMLSGYSMDHDGESGTLYTLFSAPDYPQFGETKYNNEGAYAILKPPNFESPSFHSFKAIERPEVHGQTTTDRSSSSRSTFPPWISPKVDFEALGISNPPSWSVPLADDIGGMQVVQIPRAPTVEGLPLPSNLQEPHKAAFEYLFELIAALKHMISTRQQTEAGVQKSAEGCVPNEGQGQNVEVNLNQAVRGDAPDESQEQNYEVNFKQAEEGSTQVESQGQNNEASLKQAKKGSVPYESQGQNYEVSLKQSEKGCAPDESLGQNNEASLKQAKKGSAPYESQGQNYEVSLKQSEKGCAPDESQGQNYEVSLKQSEKGSAPDESQGQNYEVNLKQAVEASTPYESQGQYNEVNLMQVEEGNTPYKSQGQNNVANLKQAGERGTRDESQGQNYEVNLKQPVEESTADESQGKNNEVKAVEEKSTPDESQRRNNDVNLMQAVEESTPCESQGQNNEEEGTQDKSQGQNNEANLMQAEEVSTKNDRQGHSIPVKSKCQSNNEFNLKQAEEGSVPEESHGQSSQINIKPAENA, from the exons ATGCCAGCCGAAG ACATGAACCGTCGGAAAGAGAGATTGATAGATGAATCTAAGAAGATTGTGGACAACATAAATGCAATGACTTTTGCAAACTTAAATGATCAACAAGTGCATTCCCTGATGACGATGAGAGAAATAGCACGTGGAATTGCTAATAACAGAGTTGAAAAG GTTACTAAGAGTGATGTGAAAAAGGCATTATCCTTCAGTATTGAAAAGATG GTGGGATCATGCAAGGATGTCAATAACATTTTAAGTAGAATACCTTGTGATGGTATGGATGACGAGCAGACTCAGTCAGTGTCACGAATGAAAGAAATTGTTTCAATGATTGTTACAAGACGAGCTAAAATTTCATCGACTCAACGTGAACTTATTGAATCA GTCAGTGGAGTAGACGCAGAGACTGTGGAGAGTAAGATGGGTGGGGCCTTGATCCCAGCAAACAGGGATATAGGTATTGGAGGGCTTCAAAGAAGATTATTTGAAAATGAGGTGCTGGACGTGGGAGCTCAGGCAAGAAATAATGACAGCCAGAATGAGGAGAGGGACAGTGTTATGAATGAGCCCACAGCCTTAGGTAATGGAGATGTGCCGCTTGGAGAGCAACAAATTGTAATGCTTGTTGATGGAGCAGAGACTGCTAGCAATGAGGTGCAGATTGGTCAGGTAGAAGGGATGATGTTTGATGACGTACAATTGGTGGTGGAAATTGATGATTTACAACCTGAAGATGGTCGGAATGATCTGATGGAAGTAGATGAGTTAAGAGCCCAAGATGGTAATTACGAGATGGTAGAAGCTGATAGGTTAAGAACTGATACTAGTCAGAATGCGATGGTGGAAGTCGATGAGTTAAGAATTGAAGATGGTCATATTGAGATGGAGGAAGCTGATGAGTTAAGAGGTGAACAGGGTAGGAGTGAGATGGCGGAATTTGTTGAGCTAAGAACTGATGAGATGGAGGCTGATGGGTTAAGAACTGATGAGCAGAATGATATGCAAAAAAACTTCAGTGAGACATCTGAACCAAAAAATAAAGATAATCAGAATAAAGCGTCACTCTCACCCTTTCGACTACCTATTGCATGGCCCCCAGATGGGAAAATAACCTTAGACTGGGTGAAAAATATGATGACTGCATTTGAGCGGTCTTCAAAGAGGGACCCACCATCAGAGTTTTGGTCTCGCATGCCGCTTGCTGTGGTGGATAAATTATTAAATGCTGCTTCAAGTATTCTATCCAAGGAACCAAATTGTGTGGCAGTTGATTGCCAAGGAGAAGATTCTAGGGTTGCTGTAGTGGGTGATGTTAATGGACAATTCCACGATCTactcaatattttaaaaattgttGGGCTGCCCTCTGAGAagcaattttatgtttttaatggaAATTATGTAGACAGAGGAGCATGGGGCTTAGAGGTGTTTCTGATCTTGTTGGCTTGGAAG GTTTTGATGCCCAATAGAGTTTATCTGCTACGAGGAAATCATGAGACCAAATTTAGTACATCGATATACGGTTTTGAGCAAGAGGTGAAAACCAAGTTTGGTGATCAAGGTGAAATGGTCTACAAGAATTGTGTGGAATGCTTTAAAGATCTCCCTTTGGCCTCAATTATAGCAGGTTGTGTGTACACCACTCATGGAGGTCTTTTCCGAAGCACACGTACTGGACCTGTACGAAGGTCTAAGAGAAAGAGGGCACAAAATGTGGAGCTAGGCTCTTTAGAAGACTTGTCTAAAGTGAATAGACTTCTTATAGATGCTCCAGATGGAGGTCCAAATGCATTATTGGGTGATGTGCTATGGTCAAATCCATCGATGGAAGATGGTCTATTTGAGAGTGTAAATCAAGGAATGGGTCTATCTTGGGGTCCTGATTGCACCGAGGCTTTCTTGAAACAATCAAATTTAAAG TTGATCATAAGATCTCATGAAGGCCCTGATGCAAGAGCTGGTCAAGATGATTTTGGAGACATGCTAAGCGGGTACAGTATGGATCATGATGGAGAATCAGGGACACTGTACACTTTATTTAGTGCTCCAGATTACCCACAG TTTGGCGAAACGAAATATAACAATGAAGGAGCATATGCTATACTGAAGCCTCCAAATTTTGAAAGTCCATCTTTCCACTCTTTCAAAGCCATAGAAAGACCAGAG GTGCATGGACAGACTACAACAGATCGTTCATCTTCATCTCGAAGTACTTTTCCTCCTTGGATAAGCCCTAAGGTCGACTTTGAGGCATTGGGCATTTCTAATCCTCCTTCATGGAGTGTTCCTTTGGCAGATGATATAGGTGGCATGCAAGTTGTCCAAATTCCTAGGGCCCCTACGGTAGAAGGACTGCCTCTACCATCAAATTTGCAG GAGCCTCATAAGGCTGCTTTTGAGTATCTCTTTGAGCTTATCGCTGCACTGAAGCATATGATTTCAACTAGA CAGCAGACTGAGGCTGGGGTTCAAAAGTCAGCTGAGGGGTGTGTTCCAAATGAAGGGCAAGGGCAAAACGTGGAGGTCAACTTGAATCAAGCTGTGAGAGGGGATGCTCCAGATGAAAGCCAAGAGCAAAACTACGAGGTTAATTTTAAGCAAGCTGAGGAAGGAAGTACTCAAGTTGAAAGCCAAGGGCAAAACAATGAGGCCAGCTTGAAGCAAGCTAAAAAAGGAAGTGTTCCATATGAAAGCCAAGGGCAAAACTACGAGGTCAGCTTAAAGCAATCTGAGAAAGGTTGTGCTCCAGATGAAAGCCTAGGGCAAAACAATGAGGCCAGCTTGAAGCAAGCTAAGAAAGGAAGTGCTCCATATGAAAGCCAAGGGCAAAACTACGAGGTCAGCTTGAAGCAATCTGAGAAAGGTTGTGCTCCAGATGAAAGCCAAGGGCAAAATTACGAGGTCAGCTTGAAGCAATCTGAGAAAGGAAGTGCTCCAGATGAAAGCCAAGGGCAAAACTATGAGGTCAACTTGAAGCAAGCAGTGGAAGCAAGTACTCCATATGAAAGCCAAGGGCAATACAATGAGGTCAACTTGATGCAAGTAGAGGAAGGAAATACTCCATATAAAAGCCAAGGGCAAAACAATGTGGCCAACTTGAAGCAAGCAGGGGAAAGAGGTACCCGAGATGAAAGCCAAGGGCAAAATTATGAGGTGAACTTGAAGCAACCAGTGGAAGAAAGTACTGCAGATGAAAGCCAAGGGAAAAACAATGAGGTCAAAGCAGTGGAAGAAAAAAGTACTCCAGATGAAAGCCAAAGGCGAAACAATGATGTCAATTTGATGCAAGCAGTGGAGGAAAGTACTCCATGTGAAAGCCAAGGGCAAAACAATGAGGAAGAAGGTACTCAAGATAAAAGCCAAGGACAAAACAATGAGGCCAACTTGATGCAAGCAGAGGAAGTAAGTACTAAAAATGATAGGCAAGGACATAGTATTCCAGTTAAAAGCAAATGTCAAAGTAATAATGAGTTCAACTTGAAGCAAGCAGAGGAAGGAAGTGTTCCAGAAGAAAGCCACGGGCAAAGTAGCCAGATTAACATTAAGCCAGCTGAGAATGCCTAA